In Bacillus weihaiensis, the genomic stretch GCAATTGAGAGAGCCCTAGAACAAATTCTAACTTAGTTATTTGTCTTATCGAAACTTGGTGTAAAGTAAGGGGTGTGAAACTACTCCTTGAAAAAAGCTTATGAGCAAGATCAGAACGATGGTGAAAATAAACATGTTCCCAAGGGACAAACACATTATTGAAAATCAGCATCGTGTCCATTTCATTAAATCGAGAAGAGAGTGGATAATTAAAGGTAGATTCTCCATTAAAATAGGACTCTCGACAAACAAAGGTAACTCCTTTTGCATTAGAAGGGATTGATAAGCAAAACGCATTCTCCTCATCATAGATTTTTCCACTAGGGGGTAATAACAGTATTTCATCTGTCATGCCTCCTTGGGTTGCGAGAAGTCTTGCCCCCTTTAGATAAACACCATCAGCTGTTTGTTTAACAATTTTTGTTTCTGGTTTATTCAGTGACTCTGCTTTTAGACTAGTTCTCTGAGACTTAGGATTAATAAAGCTGTGAGTAAATGATAAATCATATTCCCTTGCTCTTTCATAAAGATGTAAGAGATTGTTTGAAAAACGTGGATCTTGTTCAGATACGACTTGAGCTGATGCAGCTAATGTCATAATAACAGTGTTTAAATAATCGGGTGTACGTCCCATCATCCCATAAGTATGTGTAGCCCACGTTTTAATCATTGCTCTCCGTGATTCTAAGTCTTCCTTTGTTTTAGGCTGTAGAAATGAACGTCCGACACGCTCACCAGAGGTAGGGGATTTATATGTCATCCTTTCTACTAGCTTGTCTTCCTGCTGCAAGTCGTAAAGTTCAGCCTTTGTTTTCACCGCTCCTTTATAGGCTGAATGGTCACAAATTGCTTCCGTCATTCTTTCTCCATTTATCCATACGTTCGGTTCTAATGCTTTCATTCTCGATACATATTCTTTTCCACTAATAGCGGGCATCATTACACACTCCTTACAACTTCTTAAGACAATTTATGGAGGAGAATGAAAATTTATAAATACTATTTTTAAATTTTAGCTATTTCTTATGGAATGATCCACATTAGGAAGTTTCAAATAATCATCCCAATTAGTAGAACTTCAATTGATTGTATAAAAGTTTTCCACCTTCATTACAGGTTTAAGTCACTCGTTGCTCATTTGGTAAATGAAAAATTTAAGCTTTATATGTTTTGAAATCAGATCTCTTACTGTTTGGTAACGTTTTAAAGACGTAGTGGATGGAAATACTATGGAACATTATGTGTGAGAGGGTGTAAAGTGTGGAGGAAGAAAATTTTCCAAGAGGGTTGGGTTGGGGCATCCTTTTAAGTATCCCTTTATGGATTTCATTTTTTGGTTGGTTAAAATTAATCTTTGCCTTGATTTAGTTATCTATACCTTAATAGGTGAAGGATCAGTCTTCTCAATTTTCACGGCTAAAGTGCTCTAAGAGTCAGGGATCAAACTTTAGGCCCTGATACCTTCCATATTTATCTTTTTTCTGCACATTATTCTCATTTTTTTCGAAAAATAAAAGAAAATCCCAATTAAACAGTAAATTACTGTGAAAAGTGTAGTAAAATAGTTGACATATAGAGATAGATTTTCTTTTTTTTGGAGGGGAAACATGCCTTATGGAGGTATTTGTAGCAAGACAGCCTATTTTAAACAATAATGAAGAAGTAATTGCCTATGAGCTTTTATATAGAGGTAGTAAAGATAATGTGTTCCCTAATATTGATGGAGACCGTGCGACGACTGAAGTAATTATTAATAGCTTCTTAAATATTGGGATGCAAGACTTATCAGAAGGAAAAAAATGCTTTATAAACTTTACAGGCTCACTGTTAAAGTCCAAACTTCCTACATACTTTAATCCAAATTCAATCGTAGTGGAGATTTTGGAAACAGTTGAGATTGATGAAGAGCTAATTGTAATTTGTCATGAATTGAAAGAACTAGGGTACACCATTGCCTTGGATGATTTTAAGGTTCAGGAATCATCGCGTCTTTTACCAAAATTATTAAAGTATATTGATATTATAAAGGTTGATTTTTTGCAAACCTCATATGAGGAACGGAAGAAGTTAGTTGAAAGATATCGGCCTTTACAAATTGAATTGCTTGCGGAAAAAGTCGAAACACGTGAAGACTTTATAGCAGCAAAACAGGCAGGCTATACTTATTTCCAAGGGTATTTCTTTAGTAAGCCTTTCATTATTTCAAGCTATGATGTACCGATGTATTTAAAAACCTATTATCAAATTTTTAATGAAATAACGAAGACAGAGCCTGATATTGATGTAATTGCCTCTGAAATAGAGCGTGATATTTCAATGTCATATAAGCTTTTAAAGCTTATTAATTCTCCAGCATTTAGGCCAATAAATAAAATTAAGTCCATTAAACAAGCAATTGTCTTACTTGGTTTAAATGAATTGAAAAAGTGGATTTATGTGTTGTCATTAAAAGAAATGAAAACAGAAAAAGAAAAAAATATGGATGAAGTGGTGAAAATGTCACTTGTCCGTGCAAAGCTTTGTGAACAAATTGCCTTAGCGTTAGGGAAAAGTCACACGGATTCCGCGCAATTTATGTTAACGGGATTGTTTTCTCTCATTGATACTCTTTTACATCGACATATACAAGATATCCTTAATGATCTGCCTTTATCAGACGACATTCAACATGCTCTGTTAGGGGAGGAAAATGAACTAAATAAAGTGTTAAATTGGGCGCTGCTAATTGAAAGAACGACTTGGAATGAAGAGGAAATACCTTTTACTAAAGAGCAAATTAGTCAGATTTACGTTCAAGCTATTGACTGGGCATCCAGTTTAATGAAGGAAATGGGAGGGTGAGTGCTAGTGTTAACTAGCACTCGTTTTTATTTTCTTCGCTTTATTTTTCACATAACCGATTGATACGATGAAAAGCACGATTAATAGTTCAAAGCCATATTTTAACCAATCCTCAGCGAAAAAGGTAGCTAAGAAGGGCTCTTTCACAATCATTTTTGATGCTGTCCATGCTAGGACCGCAGAACCTGCTAATATAATCAATGGGAATCTCTCAATAAATTTTAAGATGATGGTACTTCCCCACACAACAATGGGAATGGAGATAAGTAGTCCAAGAATAACTAATAAAAAGCTTCCATGGGCAGCTCCCGCAACAGCTAAGACATTATCTAACCCCATGACAGCATCCGCTATGATGATGGTTCTGATAGCTGCCCAAATACTGTCACCAGCCTCTACATCATGATCATCTTCATCTGTCACTAGTTTATACGCTATCCAAATCAAGATTAACCCACCGGCTAAAAGCAAACCAGGTATCTTCAAAAGGTATACAACAAGTAAAGTAGCGATGGCTCTTATAACGATAGCGCCAATTGTTCCCCAGATGATTACCTTTTTTTGCTGATCCTTTGGAAGCTTTCTAGCAGCTAGTCCAATAACAATGGCATTGTCTCCAGCTAATACTAAATCAATCACCACAATTGATAACAGTGCAGTAAAAAATTCAACCGAAAAGAGCTCCATTTCTTCACCTCACTAGCTTTATTTTCATACAGAAGGAAAGACAATATGTGAGTTAAGATTTTACACAAATAGCAAGGGAATAAATGATGGGGTTAAAGAGAAACTAAAGAAAAATTGTTTTTTAAGGCTTGAAAAAAATCTAGAACGATTGAAGGGAATAATATCCTTTTGTGGAATATGTAATGTAGAAGCATTTGACTTCCTGGTTATTACTTCGAGTAAGTTAATCGAAGGAGGATGCATGTGAATATAACAGACAAGCCCTTATTTTATGTTTTAGATGACAAGATGGTTGCAGTGTTTTTAGTTGCGATGGACGACTGTCGGGTAAAGATGGAATGTTTATTTTCACAATCCGGAATTGAAGATTATACGTTAGAATATGATGGGCCTCTCGAAAGGAAAAAAGAATTAATGAATGAAGCAATGCTCCAAGCTCAAAAACTTTATGAAGATACCGTTGTTTCTGTTTAAATGTAAGGCCATTGTGAATAACAATGGTCTTTTCTTATGGGCAAGATATGTATCATTACGTAAACGTATGGATAAGTTATTATAAATTTTTTAAAAAATCATTTTCACAGGACAAAATAAAAGAAATATAACGTACCCTATAAATGTCATAGCCATTTCCAGGTTTTTAAAGGTATAAAAAAGGGAAAAGGGATTTGTATTGTAAAAAACAAGCAATTTGGACTATTGCGTTAATGTTGCGGTATCACGCAGTGAGCATTTCGATTTATTTTCGGTTACATTTCCCGTAGTTTAAAGTAATATTTAACTATAAACATCACTATTGTTCGTTGGTCATACATTCTCTTACCAACAAATAAGGAGGGTGAACAAGATGGATCAGCAGAAAATTGAAGAAATGACACAAAAGCTTCTGCAAATTGAGAAGGAATTGAGAGAAACGAAACAATCTTTACTCTCAATAAATAAAAGCATAGATAAATATGATAAATACTCAATTATAAATGTTTCATAAAAACTTAGCTAAATAGCTGAGTTTTTTGTATTTCTATATTGACATAAATTGGTTTGTTAGGTGAAAATATAGGAGATTAGATTTACATAGAATATGACTTAAGTTGTGATTAACCACCTAAAGGGGTGATTTTTATAGAATCTAAAATGATTAATTTGATTCATCAAGAAATGAATCACCTCATCGTGAGTAAATTGACGAATAGTGGCCTTAAAGAGTTATTGCTTTCTTTTATTGCACATAAGAAGGCATTAAACTTTGCACAACTAACATGGATTCATTATCAAGCATTTGGTGGGAAAGGCGAACAAATTTACAGATTAGCTGCTGCGGTAGAACTGCTAATCTTATCATTTGATATTTTAGATGATCTAGAGGACCAAGATAATACAGAGGAGCCTTGGATGCAACTCGACTATTCGCTTTCATTAAATGCAGCAACCACACTCTATACCCTAAGCCAAAGTGCAATCTTAACGCTTCATTCATCCCATAAAGTTGAGATTTATCAATCTTTTCTTAAGTACTCACTACTAGCAATGGAAGGACAACATGATGATCTTGAAAATAATATTACTTCTGAAGAGCATTGTCTCCAAACAATGAAGTTGAAATCAGGATCATTAATTGCATTAGCGTCAGTATGCGGTATGCAGCTTGCTGGTAAGTATGATACTAAAGTAGAGGAATATTCCTACGAAATTGGTTTAGCGGCCCAAACAGAAAATGATTTCAGAGATTTATTTAACCCTCACAAAAAGGATAGTTCATCAAAAAAACAATCATTGGCATATCTTTACTTACAAAAGAAGTATAATAATCATTCCAATGATCTTTTTTTGTTCTATAATAGTAAACAAGACATTCAACAATTTTTCGGAAGCTTAGAAAGCTATAAGCAAAAATTGCTAAATGCTGGTATTCTACAGTATTTAAATGTTATTAAGCAAGTGGCTATTAATCGAGCAGCTAGAATTATTGATAGTCTCAACTTAGATCAAGATCAAATAGATAGAATTAAATCAACTATACTATGAAAAATGAAAAGGAGAGATCATCATGCAAGAAATCGTAAATTTTTTAATTGAAAATCCAGACGTTTTAGAAAAAGTGGTAAATGGACAAGCTAGCTTGTTAGGCGTTGATCTAGACGATGTATTAGGGTTAGTTGAGGGGATATTGGGTTCTGGTTTATTAAAAAGTACTTACTGGTTCTAATAGCTATTGAAAGGTGTTTTAGATGCGTATTACCCTTAACGGCATAATTAAATTTCTTATAGTTGTAAGCATACTCTTCTCTTTTTACATTATTTACCTAAATTTCAAGTATCCATATATAGGGGCTAGTGTTAAATTAGAAGACAATAATGAATTAGTTGTAATAGGTGTAGAGCCAAAGACATGGGCAAAAAAAGTAGGAATTAGTCTAGGGGATGTTATAACGGACGTAGATGGTAAGGATCCAAGTACTCATCATGCATCAATAAGATATGGTCACTTGGAACAAGTCACAAGCTTTACAATTGAAAGAAATGGAAAAATCATTCAATATGAAGTACCAAAGACATTATTAAGTTATCAAAGTCTTTTTATAACAATTATTCCCCTAACTGTTTTATTTCTATGTCTATTTTGCATTTATTTTGTATATCGTTCAAACAAAAAAAATAGTCTTAAATCTGCTCATCTCTTAAATTTCTTCTTACTGATTCTTGCAATGGCTTATATTAGTGCCAGTGGATCTTCGAGGGGAGACGTAATAAGCAGATATATCAATCTAGGGCTATTTATATTAGTCCCTGTTAGTTACCTGCATTTTATTTACCAATATTTTCGAGAATTAGGTAAAGTATTGTTCAACTTTAGGTTTATTCAATTTGGCTATACTATTGTTGTGTTAAATATAGTTGCTGAAATATTCCTAAATATGCTTTGGATTGATTTTACAGTAAATAGACTATTAAACTTAGCATCTTTCTTTACTCTTCTTATCTTAACTTTCATCCTGAAGTTTAGTGGGTTAAAGAAAATAAAATATTCTGAACAAGCTTATATTGTAAAAGTTCTCATTGTAACGAATGTTTTAGCTTTTACACCTTTTTTATTATTTTATGTTTTACCTTTTATCTTATTTCAAAAATATATATTTTCACCAACAATCTTATCTGCATTCTTATTGCTTATACCATTTTCCCTAGTTTATCAATTTATTGCTATAAAAATATACGACATAGAATTTTTATTGGGAAGAATAAAATATTATGCTCTATTGGCAATTATCCCAGCACTTCTAATTGTATCTATGATTCTGAATCTAAAGGAAAATAGTCCTTCATTCTACCCCATACAATTAACAGTATATATTTATGTAGCCTTAGTTATTGTATTCTATGTGAAAGAAATATTTGATTACAGATTTAGATTGAAAAGATTCTCTGAAAAGTATAATTATCAAGATAGTATTTTTAAATATACACAAAGTATTAGAAAAGCGAGTACTCTTGAGCAAGTAGTGTCCGAATTAAAACAGGTTATAATAGATGTTTTACTAGTAAGCAAAGCCTATTTCATTGAAGTTGACAAGGAAAAGAACATTTCATCAGTAGATCCTAATGCGAAGGAAGCGGATTATAGTCCTTATGTGAATGAGATTAAAGATGTTTCTAATGAGATTGGTAAGATTATAGAGGTTAATAAAGGATTTATTATTAATATTGGTGAAACAGAGGATAAAAGCTATGTTCTTTTATGCTTATCAGTGCTAAATACACCTATTTTAACGAGAGACGAAATCTCTTGGTTAAAAACTCTTTCCTTTTATACAAATGTATCACTAGAGAATTTCCTTAAGATTGATGAGCTTATGCAGCATCTGCAAAAGGTAGAAACGGAAGGGCAAAATCCTGCGTGGCTTACGAAGCTTTTGTTTTCCATTGAAGAAAAGCAAAGGTCGAATTTAGCAAAGGATTTACATGATTCCGTATTACAGGATCTCGTTTCTTTAAAGAGACAGACTGAAATGGCCTTAGCTGAAGTTGACATTGATTCAGATAAGCTGAAATCTCAGTTACAAGAAATGAATACGAATATGACTAAGATTATAAAAACGACAAGAGAAACGTGTCAGGAACTTCGTCCACAGCTTTTGTATGATTTAGGATTGGTTAAAGCTTTGAATAAGCTTGTTATTCAGTTTCAAGATAGTGTTGAGTTTGACATTCGTTTAAATACAGGTAATTTCACGATGAACCTAGATATTGATACACAGCTTAATTTGTATCGTATTGTTCAGGAGTTGTTAACAAACGCTCAAAAGCACTCAAAGGCTAAGAACGTACTGATTATCCTTGTGTGTATTAAGGATAAGATTGTGTTACACTATGAGGATGATGGTATAGGCTTTGAGTATCATGAACATTTTAATCGTTCAGAGAGTATGGGACTTTCAGGAATGAGTGAAAGAATAAAAGCTTTAAAGGGAACAATAAATATCGAAAGCTCAAGGAATAATGGTTTGAAAATAGATATTGAAATATAGACTTGGCATGAGCCAAGTCTCTTTTTTATAATAATAGAGATAATAATAATGACATGATTGTAAAGGGGTGATCCCATGTTGTATATATTGGTAATTGATGACCATCCAGCTGTTAGAGAAGGAACCAAAGCGATATTAGAAGCAGAAGAGGGTGTGAAGGTAGATTGCTTGGCTCCACCTTATACGATTGAGGTGCTTAAAAAGATCGATTTTTCACAATACGATGTCTTATTAATGGATTTAAATCTTGGCGATGTCAACGGGATGGATTTGTCAGTAGAGATTTTACGTCTTTCTACCAAGTCAAAGATTATTCTTTACACGGGCTATGATGTTGAGGATTATTTTGAAGAGGCGTTACAAATAGGCATATATGGTGCTGTTAGTAAAACAGAGTCGAAGGACAAGCTTTTAGATTATATTCGTCATGCGATTGAAGGAGAAATTGTCCTTTCTTATGATTATTTCAAAAAGGTGTTAACGCAAAATGAAATTCATACGAAAAAGAAAGAAACGCATGAATATATATTTAGTGATAGAGAAGTGGCCATACTTCAAGAGGTTGAGAAAGGTTTAACCAATCAGGAAATAGCGGACTCTCTTCACTTAAGTAAGCGGACCATAGAATATAGTTTAACAGCAATATTTAATAAGCTTAACGTAAGTAGTAGGACAGAAGCCGTATTGATTGCTAAATCAAAAGGGCTTTTAGATTAAAAGCGAATTTACAAAATCTACACAAAAACTCAATATTGCCATGATATTTATCATTTAAGATGGTATTTATATCCTTTTAGACAGGTGAACGATCTCGCACATACAGGAGGTTTTGATGGATATCATGGCAGCATTACCAACTCTTATATTACTTCTCATCTATTTTCTTTTCGTTGTATACGTACTTAGGAAATAAAACATAAAATAAACCTAAAGGAGGGCAAGTATGGATTTTCATGTAAAAAACACATTAATGGAAGCGTTAGGAATAGAAATCCTTTCAGTAACGAATGAAGGTGTGGTAGCGACGATGCCAGTTGACCATCGAACACATCAGCCATTTGGTTTACTGCATGGAGGCGCTTCTGTTGCGCTTGCTGAAACAGTAGCAAGCATTGGGGCTTACTCATTAATTGATCAAGAAACGGAAGTGTGTGTAGGGTTAGAAATTAATGCAAATCATATAAAAGGAAAGAAATCAGGTCTTGTGACGGCTCATGCAAAGCCAGCTCATAGAGGAAAAACAACAATGGTCTGGGAGATAAAAATAGTAGATGAAGAGGAAGACCTAATTTGTTTATCAAGATGTACGATGGCTGTGCTGAAAAAGAAGCTTTAATCTTGAATTTACATAATGAAAGGTTCCTTTTTAAAAGCTTGTACAATCCTTAAGGAATAAAGTGTATAAAAACAGACTAATTAAAACACTGTTGACTGAGGCTTTATGCAACAGTGTTTTTGTATATGATTTTTCTTCCATTTTACATAATAGCAACCTCGATTCCCTTAAATTCTAGATCATACTAGTTAGTCCCTCTGTCTAAAACTTTTCCTTTTAATTACCATAAGTAGAAAAGGGAATGCTACTAGTAGTTACTATTAACCGTGTTTTTCATCTACATCGAACTCACTTTTACTTAGGGGGTTCATGAAGTATGTTGATTCTATAGCTTTCGTTACCTACTATATTTCTATGTGTAAGGCTTTAATCCTTTTCTTCTACTTATTATACTAAAGCTATATACTCTAAATGGGTTTTCATTGAATGTAGATTCATACTGAAAGACTTCTTGAGTTTACATATACTAAACAGCAGGATTTCTTATTCGATTTATCGTGAATAGGTTTCTTTGAAAAATAGCTACTTGATACTCACGAGAGTTGATAAAGGGGGATACTAATGAAACACTTGCAGCTTTGTTTGGCTTTTCTTCGCGTAGGGATGTTAGGGTATGGTGGTGGACCTTCGTCAATACCGCTCGTACATAAAGAAGTGGTCGAAAAATACAAA encodes the following:
- a CDS encoding 4-hydroxyphenylacetate 3-hydroxylase family protein yields the protein MMPAISGKEYVSRMKALEPNVWINGERMTEAICDHSAYKGAVKTKAELYDLQQEDKLVERMTYKSPTSGERVGRSFLQPKTKEDLESRRAMIKTWATHTYGMMGRTPDYLNTVIMTLAASAQVVSEQDPRFSNNLLHLYERAREYDLSFTHSFINPKSQRTSLKAESLNKPETKIVKQTADGVYLKGARLLATQGGMTDEILLLPPSGKIYDEENAFCLSIPSNAKGVTFVCRESYFNGESTFNYPLSSRFNEMDTMLIFNNVFVPWEHVYFHHRSDLAHKLFSRSSFTPLTLHQVSIRQITKLEFVLGLSQLLVKSMALSDYHHIHQKISEIIIGLETMKALLDRAEVLAREDEWGTMVPHVHSLFVAVNSFSSLYPRSIEILQLLGAGGLVAIPSEEDFHSSLQDDLSMYYQGIDCDSVTRAKLFRVVYDLTMSRFGTRQTQYERYFFGDPMRLVTTLYHGYPRDEYMEQVQQLID
- a CDS encoding EAL and HDOD domain-containing protein, whose protein sequence is MEVFVARQPILNNNEEVIAYELLYRGSKDNVFPNIDGDRATTEVIINSFLNIGMQDLSEGKKCFINFTGSLLKSKLPTYFNPNSIVVEILETVEIDEELIVICHELKELGYTIALDDFKVQESSRLLPKLLKYIDIIKVDFLQTSYEERKKLVERYRPLQIELLAEKVETREDFIAAKQAGYTYFQGYFFSKPFIISSYDVPMYLKTYYQIFNEITKTEPDIDVIASEIERDISMSYKLLKLINSPAFRPINKIKSIKQAIVLLGLNELKKWIYVLSLKEMKTEKEKNMDEVVKMSLVRAKLCEQIALALGKSHTDSAQFMLTGLFSLIDTLLHRHIQDILNDLPLSDDIQHALLGEENELNKVLNWALLIERTTWNEEEIPFTKEQISQIYVQAIDWASSLMKEMGG
- a CDS encoding TerC family protein encodes the protein MELFSVEFFTALLSIVVIDLVLAGDNAIVIGLAARKLPKDQQKKVIIWGTIGAIVIRAIATLLVVYLLKIPGLLLAGGLILIWIAYKLVTDEDDHDVEAGDSIWAAIRTIIIADAVMGLDNVLAVAGAAHGSFLLVILGLLISIPIVVWGSTIILKFIERFPLIILAGSAVLAWTASKMIVKEPFLATFFAEDWLKYGFELLIVLFIVSIGYVKNKAKKIKTSAS
- a CDS encoding DegQ family regulator; the encoded protein is MDQQKIEEMTQKLLQIEKELRETKQSLLSINKSIDKYDKYSIINVS
- a CDS encoding polyprenyl synthetase family protein — encoded protein: MINLIHQEMNHLIVSKLTNSGLKELLLSFIAHKKALNFAQLTWIHYQAFGGKGEQIYRLAAAVELLILSFDILDDLEDQDNTEEPWMQLDYSLSLNAATTLYTLSQSAILTLHSSHKVEIYQSFLKYSLLAMEGQHDDLENNITSEEHCLQTMKLKSGSLIALASVCGMQLAGKYDTKVEEYSYEIGLAAQTENDFRDLFNPHKKDSSSKKQSLAYLYLQKKYNNHSNDLFLFYNSKQDIQQFFGSLESYKQKLLNAGILQYLNVIKQVAINRAARIIDSLNLDQDQIDRIKSTIL
- the comX gene encoding competence pheromone ComX; translation: MQEIVNFLIENPDVLEKVVNGQASLLGVDLDDVLGLVEGILGSGLLKSTYWF
- a CDS encoding histidine kinase; the protein is MRITLNGIIKFLIVVSILFSFYIIYLNFKYPYIGASVKLEDNNELVVIGVEPKTWAKKVGISLGDVITDVDGKDPSTHHASIRYGHLEQVTSFTIERNGKIIQYEVPKTLLSYQSLFITIIPLTVLFLCLFCIYFVYRSNKKNSLKSAHLLNFFLLILAMAYISASGSSRGDVISRYINLGLFILVPVSYLHFIYQYFRELGKVLFNFRFIQFGYTIVVLNIVAEIFLNMLWIDFTVNRLLNLASFFTLLILTFILKFSGLKKIKYSEQAYIVKVLIVTNVLAFTPFLLFYVLPFILFQKYIFSPTILSAFLLLIPFSLVYQFIAIKIYDIEFLLGRIKYYALLAIIPALLIVSMILNLKENSPSFYPIQLTVYIYVALVIVFYVKEIFDYRFRLKRFSEKYNYQDSIFKYTQSIRKASTLEQVVSELKQVIIDVLLVSKAYFIEVDKEKNISSVDPNAKEADYSPYVNEIKDVSNEIGKIIEVNKGFIINIGETEDKSYVLLCLSVLNTPILTRDEISWLKTLSFYTNVSLENFLKIDELMQHLQKVETEGQNPAWLTKLLFSIEEKQRSNLAKDLHDSVLQDLVSLKRQTEMALAEVDIDSDKLKSQLQEMNTNMTKIIKTTRETCQELRPQLLYDLGLVKALNKLVIQFQDSVEFDIRLNTGNFTMNLDIDTQLNLYRIVQELLTNAQKHSKAKNVLIILVCIKDKIVLHYEDDGIGFEYHEHFNRSESMGLSGMSERIKALKGTINIESSRNNGLKIDIEI
- a CDS encoding response regulator transcription factor produces the protein MLYILVIDDHPAVREGTKAILEAEEGVKVDCLAPPYTIEVLKKIDFSQYDVLLMDLNLGDVNGMDLSVEILRLSTKSKIILYTGYDVEDYFEEALQIGIYGAVSKTESKDKLLDYIRHAIEGEIVLSYDYFKKVLTQNEIHTKKKETHEYIFSDREVAILQEVEKGLTNQEIADSLHLSKRTIEYSLTAIFNKLNVSSRTEAVLIAKSKGLLD
- a CDS encoding hotdog fold thioesterase, translated to MDFHVKNTLMEALGIEILSVTNEGVVATMPVDHRTHQPFGLLHGGASVALAETVASIGAYSLIDQETEVCVGLEINANHIKGKKSGLVTAHAKPAHRGKTTMVWEIKIVDEEEDLICLSRCTMAVLKKKL